One genomic region from Halobacteriovorax sp. HLS encodes:
- a CDS encoding S8 family serine peptidase, translating into MKKILLTLMVPSIAFALPCPEIKVQFDDLNYKKVFTCLDDSLFEHREYSPKTKKLVSYGKYGEYGQIEQKSWNSEGVHTYYAQFHYLNEGSYIKEVLDIETKKIKSKEQHDLIDGEFTLSKEWKIHRESLTQQAIYHFRPNEYNPFKVDHLAKDGSIIKSFLVKFKEGLEFAKYVTSFTTLSPSNEVLGNYDESKSFDIEEILSSRGELSFYKKQRSPVVIIDTGFDIFHKSLTKYLYNSPYDIPEDGIDNDGNGRVDDSYGWHIQEDSGLDLDRDDNNIRETHFLSHTPFPVSHGTHVAAKALEGTEDFGLVGFAGDVAIARHLAGANRFIKEKNVKFVNMSFAIGAPGMPMSAPRYSFTVLEQIFRDNPSTLFTVAAGNGRVGLNLDYPGNFSFPASHSFENMLVVGALNTSDYEVDKMGTYKRASFSKYGVTKVDIFAPGTGVISAHSGGGELALNGTSMASPFALNIILKASQINPKLSPLELKKIVMDTAFIPTPRLPCLSGGMIDPLRVYKAVELSKSMTIEEAILNSK; encoded by the coding sequence ATGAAAAAAATTCTACTTACTTTGATGGTTCCCTCTATCGCCTTTGCACTTCCTTGTCCTGAAATTAAGGTTCAATTTGATGATCTCAATTATAAGAAAGTCTTCACTTGTCTAGATGATTCACTCTTTGAACATAGAGAGTATAGTCCAAAGACGAAGAAGTTAGTTTCCTATGGTAAGTATGGCGAATATGGCCAGATCGAGCAGAAGTCCTGGAACTCTGAAGGTGTACATACTTACTATGCTCAGTTTCACTATCTTAATGAAGGGAGCTATATAAAAGAAGTTTTAGATATAGAGACAAAGAAGATTAAATCTAAGGAGCAGCACGATCTTATTGATGGTGAATTCACTCTTTCAAAAGAGTGGAAAATACATAGAGAGTCCCTTACTCAGCAAGCTATTTATCACTTTAGGCCCAATGAATATAATCCCTTTAAAGTCGATCATCTCGCAAAAGATGGAAGTATTATAAAGAGTTTTCTTGTTAAATTTAAAGAGGGCCTGGAGTTTGCAAAATATGTAACTTCTTTCACTACACTTTCACCAAGTAATGAAGTTCTTGGAAATTATGATGAATCTAAAAGCTTCGATATTGAAGAAATTCTATCCTCAAGAGGGGAGCTTTCTTTTTATAAGAAACAAAGAAGTCCTGTTGTTATTATTGATACAGGTTTTGATATCTTTCATAAGTCTCTTACTAAGTATCTATATAATTCCCCTTATGACATCCCTGAAGATGGGATCGATAACGATGGTAATGGACGAGTAGATGATTCTTACGGGTGGCATATTCAAGAGGATTCAGGGTTAGATCTTGATCGTGATGATAATAATATCAGAGAGACTCACTTTCTTTCTCACACGCCTTTTCCTGTTTCTCATGGGACTCATGTTGCAGCTAAGGCGCTGGAAGGGACTGAGGATTTTGGACTGGTTGGTTTTGCCGGTGACGTTGCTATTGCAAGACATCTTGCAGGAGCAAATCGATTTATTAAAGAGAAGAATGTGAAATTTGTTAATATGAGTTTTGCTATTGGTGCTCCTGGAATGCCAATGTCTGCTCCAAGATATTCTTTTACAGTTTTAGAACAAATCTTTAGAGATAATCCAAGTACTCTCTTCACTGTTGCCGCAGGTAATGGAAGAGTAGGACTCAATCTTGATTATCCTGGAAATTTTAGTTTTCCTGCTTCTCACTCATTTGAAAATATGCTCGTTGTTGGTGCACTTAATACAAGTGACTATGAAGTAGATAAAATGGGAACTTATAAGAGGGCCTCATTTTCAAAGTATGGAGTCACTAAGGTTGATATTTTTGCTCCAGGTACAGGAGTCATATCGGCGCATTCTGGAGGGGGAGAGCTTGCTCTAAATGGTACATCTATGGCCTCTCCATTTGCTTTAAATATAATTCTTAAGGCCTCACAAATTAATCCTAAACTTAGTCCACTTGAGTTAAAGAAAATTGTTATGGACACGGCATTTATTCCTACTCCAAGGCTTCCTTGTCTTTCTGGAGGAATGATTGACCCACTAAGAGTTTATAAAGCAGTAGAACTCTCAAAGAGTATGACTATTGAAGAGGCAATACTGAATTCTAAGTAA
- a CDS encoding PAS domain-containing hybrid sensor histidine kinase/response regulator — translation MTLCLIPIFTYLMPLSDKFLEHSLTEFLMNNLFDLFVLVIGVSTFVISILSFMVEKDFKVPIFGGIIFFCSILHFTEIFLVAHSNRDADFSLAIEIYFWTISGIFSCLTLNSFLCIEFFVRAEKRAKRAIQLGVFSLFVLAFLIIGVINLDTDNIPTFITWNELILRPWDLGISMVYLLCATVAGFLFQRKKSPFVQGVILYCLPNICMHFYLAISLERELFVLFDIVLLQVSSYSIALISVSWSFFKNYGLWNTYYGELNIIQDAVNVSALVSETDIDGNIIFANDQFCKVSQYTKEELIGENHRIIASGVHPKGVFEGMWKTISAGHIWKGEICNKAKDGSFYWVSSTIYPSRNSDGEISKYVSIRFDITKQKELQEKVKSEKRVFELESIFFRILDRISNDSLSNNEFYQKFLEEFKMTFGWDLGHVHYVNSEKGYLYSSRVFHCEDENILGQFKKLHSNRVIKKGESISGKYYLDHRVRWMEDVKLDREACLDDLPFQSSLCFGAKNSSDILLVFEFFSVKKKTEDKEFMSVIKFLEDNLGKVIEKKKLIAEVMKEKDKAERLAVVKSEFFANMSHEIRTPMNGILGMVNLIGETQLNIDQKNMLETVKACGDSLLTIINDILDFSKIDSGNFIIENHDFNVREMISAVVSIAGSCADSREIKIDHEVDKFIPELLNGDDTRIKQILINFISNALKFTEKGGIKINVHLMGMEEENDFKILFSIKDTGIGISEKNQSKLFQAFSQADTSITRRFGGTGLGLAISSKIAELLQGRVWFESKLGQGSTFFLEVPLKKAQEEELPEKTNVIEFSQKIDTSARVLVVEDNKINQKIAKMMLKKLGIQCDIAENGVECLNKLEQSRYDLIFMDMQMPIMDGVTATIEIVKKYGKDRPKIVAMTANVFEEDRKKCHNAGMDDFVAKPISIEEVSRVFYDLAA, via the coding sequence ATGACTCTCTGTCTTATTCCAATATTTACATATCTCATGCCTCTTTCAGACAAGTTTCTTGAGCACTCTTTAACAGAGTTCTTAATGAATAATCTCTTTGATCTATTTGTCTTAGTCATTGGGGTAAGTACTTTTGTCATCTCAATTCTTAGCTTTATGGTAGAGAAAGACTTTAAGGTTCCAATCTTTGGTGGAATTATTTTCTTTTGCTCAATTCTTCATTTTACTGAGATTTTTCTGGTTGCCCACTCCAATAGAGATGCTGACTTTTCTCTGGCAATAGAAATATATTTTTGGACTATCAGTGGGATTTTTTCTTGTCTTACACTGAACTCCTTTCTATGTATTGAGTTCTTTGTTCGAGCTGAAAAGAGGGCTAAAAGAGCTATTCAACTTGGTGTGTTTTCTCTATTTGTCTTGGCCTTTCTTATTATTGGAGTTATTAATTTAGACACAGATAATATTCCTACCTTTATTACATGGAATGAATTAATTCTAAGACCATGGGATCTTGGTATATCAATGGTCTATTTACTATGTGCCACTGTTGCTGGATTTCTCTTTCAAAGAAAAAAATCTCCCTTTGTTCAGGGTGTAATCTTATATTGCCTTCCAAATATTTGCATGCACTTCTACTTGGCCATCAGTCTAGAAAGAGAGCTCTTTGTTCTTTTTGATATCGTCCTATTGCAGGTAAGCAGTTATTCAATTGCATTAATTTCTGTATCGTGGAGCTTTTTTAAAAACTATGGACTGTGGAATACCTATTATGGTGAACTAAATATTATTCAAGATGCTGTAAATGTCTCAGCATTAGTATCTGAAACAGATATTGATGGAAATATCATTTTTGCCAATGATCAATTTTGTAAGGTTTCACAATATACTAAAGAAGAGCTTATTGGAGAAAACCATCGCATCATTGCCTCTGGCGTTCACCCTAAGGGTGTCTTTGAAGGGATGTGGAAGACGATTAGTGCTGGACATATTTGGAAGGGCGAAATCTGTAATAAGGCCAAAGATGGGAGCTTCTATTGGGTGTCTTCGACAATATATCCAAGTCGAAATTCAGATGGTGAGATTTCAAAGTACGTCTCAATTCGATTTGATATTACAAAGCAAAAAGAACTGCAGGAAAAAGTAAAATCAGAAAAGAGAGTTTTTGAACTTGAGAGTATTTTCTTTAGAATTCTAGATCGTATTTCAAATGACTCTCTTTCTAATAATGAATTCTATCAAAAGTTCTTAGAAGAGTTTAAAATGACCTTTGGCTGGGATCTTGGCCATGTTCACTATGTTAATAGCGAAAAAGGTTATCTCTATTCATCTAGAGTGTTTCACTGTGAAGATGAGAATATTCTAGGGCAATTTAAAAAACTTCACTCTAATAGAGTTATCAAAAAAGGTGAGTCGATCAGTGGAAAGTATTACTTAGACCACCGAGTGAGGTGGATGGAAGATGTGAAGCTAGATAGGGAAGCTTGCCTAGATGATCTCCCATTTCAATCCTCTCTTTGTTTTGGAGCAAAAAACTCAAGCGATATTCTACTTGTTTTTGAGTTCTTCAGTGTGAAGAAGAAGACTGAAGATAAAGAATTTATGAGTGTTATTAAATTTCTAGAAGATAACCTTGGAAAGGTGATAGAAAAGAAGAAGCTCATAGCAGAAGTTATGAAAGAAAAAGACAAGGCCGAAAGACTCGCTGTCGTAAAGTCTGAATTCTTTGCCAATATGAGCCACGAAATACGTACGCCAATGAATGGAATCTTAGGAATGGTAAATCTTATTGGTGAGACACAGCTTAATATTGATCAAAAGAATATGCTTGAAACTGTTAAGGCATGCGGTGATAGCTTACTTACGATCATTAATGATATTTTAGATTTTTCTAAAATTGACTCTGGAAATTTCATTATAGAAAATCACGACTTCAATGTAAGAGAGATGATCTCTGCCGTTGTTAGTATCGCTGGAAGTTGTGCTGATAGTCGTGAAATTAAAATTGACCATGAAGTCGATAAGTTTATTCCAGAGCTTCTCAATGGAGATGATACTCGTATAAAGCAGATTCTTATTAATTTCATCTCTAATGCTCTTAAATTTACAGAAAAAGGTGGTATTAAAATTAATGTTCATCTAATGGGCATGGAAGAAGAAAATGACTTTAAGATTCTCTTTTCAATTAAAGATACAGGTATTGGTATAAGTGAAAAGAATCAATCAAAACTTTTTCAGGCATTCTCTCAAGCAGATACATCTATTACAAGAAGATTTGGTGGAACAGGTCTAGGACTTGCTATTTCTTCTAAGATCGCCGAGTTATTACAAGGAAGAGTGTGGTTTGAAAGTAAGTTAGGACAGGGCTCAACTTTCTTCTTAGAGGTTCCTCTTAAGAAGGCCCAGGAAGAGGAGCTTCCAGAGAAGACAAATGTCATCGAGTTTTCACAAAAAATTGATACTAGTGCTAGAGTACTTGTAGTTGAAGATAATAAGATTAATCAAAAAATTGCCAAAATGATGCTCAAGAAATTAGGGATTCAATGTGATATCGCAGAAAATGGTGTTGAGTGCTTAAATAAATTAGAACAAAGTCGCTATGATCTTATCTTTATGGATATGCAAATGCCTATTATGGATGGTGTTACTGCAACTATAGAGATCGTTAAAAAGTATGGAAAAGATCGTCCTAAGATAGTCGCGATGACTGCCAATGTCTTTGAAGAAGATAGAAAGAAGTGTCACAATGCAGGAATGGATGACTTTGTTGCAAAACCTATTTCAATCGAAGAAGTTAGCCGAGTATTCTATGATCTGGCCGCCTAA
- a CDS encoding GrpB family protein, with product MSEQKRTIELMPYTPMYKEFYLKECKALEKVLRSNCIEVYHIGSTSIPTIMAKPIIDILCVVHTLDEISHFKDEFERLGLEWKGEFGIPQRLYFVRKAKDGLTHLSHIHIFEKGNERINDHLDFRDYLKAEPKIAKEYEKLKIELRDKFKDDPKAYQAGKSSFIEMVLKTLEG from the coding sequence GTGAGTGAACAGAAGAGAACTATTGAGTTGATGCCTTATACCCCAATGTATAAGGAGTTCTATTTAAAGGAATGTAAGGCCCTTGAAAAGGTTCTTCGATCAAATTGTATTGAAGTCTATCATATCGGCTCCACATCAATTCCTACAATTATGGCCAAGCCAATAATTGATATTCTCTGCGTTGTTCATACCTTAGATGAAATTTCTCATTTTAAAGATGAATTCGAAAGACTTGGACTTGAATGGAAGGGAGAATTTGGTATTCCCCAAAGGCTCTACTTTGTAAGAAAGGCTAAAGACGGGCTCACTCACCTAAGCCATATTCATATTTTTGAAAAAGGAAATGAAAGAATAAACGATCATCTTGATTTTAGAGATTACTTAAAAGCAGAACCTAAAATTGCCAAAGAGTATGAAAAGTTAAAAATTGAATTAAGAGATAAATTCAAAGATGATCCGAAAGCTTACCAAGCAGGGAAATCTTCCTTTATAGAGATGGTCTTGAAGACTCTTGAAGGATAA
- a CDS encoding serine protease: MIKILIPLIFQMMSFAASSTKVIYGQDNRISYSHASSHYQALADSTAGMVHDRHIKLSGSSYTFKASRFGGRLIGNMFDNGPICMDENFADEKTLPDCSGFLVAKDILVTAGHCVRDQSTCNSIKWVFGYTKEIAQRGRISKENVYSCKKILSRANAPKDFTILKLDRKVVNRSALRVSTQKVRVGDEVVAIGHPSGLPTKISAGARVFKTTQNTFKTNLDTFSGSSGSAVIDERTSQVVGILVKGAEDFVRDGPGGCFRVNRCSEELEGSGCSGESVSRISEIGLGKYLNN; encoded by the coding sequence ATGATAAAGATTCTAATTCCACTCATATTTCAAATGATGAGCTTTGCTGCTAGTAGTACCAAAGTGATCTACGGACAAGATAATAGAATAAGCTATTCTCATGCCAGTTCTCACTATCAGGCGCTAGCAGATTCAACTGCTGGAATGGTTCATGATAGGCATATAAAGTTATCTGGTTCTAGCTATACTTTTAAGGCGTCTCGCTTTGGTGGAAGACTTATTGGAAACATGTTTGATAATGGCCCAATTTGTATGGATGAGAACTTTGCTGATGAGAAAACTCTTCCTGATTGTTCAGGCTTTCTTGTGGCCAAGGATATTCTTGTCACCGCAGGCCATTGCGTGAGAGATCAGAGTACATGTAACTCAATTAAGTGGGTCTTTGGATATACAAAAGAGATCGCGCAAAGAGGAAGAATCTCTAAAGAGAATGTATACTCATGTAAGAAAATTCTAAGTAGAGCAAATGCACCAAAGGACTTTACAATCTTAAAGCTTGATAGAAAAGTTGTGAATCGCTCTGCTTTAAGAGTATCTACTCAAAAAGTTAGAGTAGGTGATGAGGTTGTGGCCATTGGACACCCTTCAGGTCTTCCAACAAAGATCTCCGCTGGAGCTAGGGTTTTTAAGACAACTCAAAATACTTTTAAGACAAATCTAGACACTTTTAGCGGGAGTTCTGGCTCTGCCGTAATAGATGAGCGCACCTCACAGGTTGTGGGAATTTTGGTTAAAGGAGCTGAGGACTTTGTCAGAGATGGCCCAGGCGGATGCTTTAGGGTGAATCGCTGTAGCGAGGAGCTAGAGGGCAGTGGTTGTTCTGGGGAGAGTGTTTCTCGGATTTCAGAAATTGGACTGGGCAAGTACCTAAATAATTAA
- a CDS encoding DUF1304 domain-containing protein, translated as MQIASIILCAIVALLHIYFLVLEMFLWDKPKGLKVFNNTLEKAKQTKVLAANQGLYNGFLAAGLIYGILLGGEVGLHFRAFFLGCVIVAGIYGGYSVNKRIFIIQSIPAILGIVLTFL; from the coding sequence ATGCAAATTGCATCTATCATTCTCTGTGCCATCGTTGCCCTTCTTCATATCTACTTTCTAGTGCTAGAGATGTTTCTTTGGGATAAACCTAAGGGGCTTAAAGTCTTCAATAATACGCTAGAAAAGGCGAAGCAAACGAAGGTTCTTGCTGCCAATCAAGGTCTCTACAATGGATTTCTTGCAGCAGGACTTATTTACGGAATACTTCTAGGTGGAGAAGTTGGTTTACACTTTCGTGCCTTCTTTCTCGGGTGTGTGATCGTTGCTGGAATCTATGGAGGATACTCTGTAAATAAGAGAATCTTCATTATTCAATCAATTCCAGCGATCTTAGGCATTGTGTTGACATTTCTATAA
- a CDS encoding trypsin-like serine protease — translation MKLVILLTFILVLASCGSKKEETHSNELFSGGIYGGVEVSANKWSNVIGFAKKDSDGKLESTFCSGTLISKTRVLSAAHCFKKSPYYYINKVVVTRDSISAEAPRVRKIKSITKHPFYKGADSGFDFAVVELAGEFDIEEDQLVPNSKMTNFSIGQDVEIVGFGKRENGESGIKYEALTRVRENQKIEFVAGGEGKDTCSGDSGGPVFTKNEDGRYEFVGITSRTPDEATAYCGDKTIYGKVAVAMKWVKAYELNLKAKELNNLESIEILKQSQLLFSNYYDTYMLIGKISFENDLYAEAKRAFQTANQLRPKLNTPLEYLLKIVQAQGDIDHERLVLGRLLVLNPAQYKYFERLSEISSTESALLNRGVGYFKKDRLAFAYLDLENLGTTSAKFLLSFISLKMENPEDALKHMMSITDDNVIIVDIADRNNDTYLIAAIYKGNLQLVKEVLRLGANRNVFDAYNNSPTALAWWSRNLEILDYLIEQGFDFKVEDYFEQFLSLVSSQKIKEVRFLLKHGMDPTIVGPDGVSAVELAKETRNQELIDLISLYTSLN, via the coding sequence TTGAAATTAGTAATATTGCTCACATTTATTTTAGTATTAGCTTCTTGTGGATCCAAAAAAGAGGAAACTCATTCGAATGAATTATTTTCTGGTGGAATCTACGGAGGGGTTGAAGTTAGTGCAAATAAATGGAGCAATGTTATTGGTTTTGCAAAGAAAGACTCTGATGGAAAATTAGAAAGTACTTTCTGTAGTGGTACGCTAATCTCTAAGACACGAGTCCTCAGTGCTGCTCATTGTTTCAAAAAAAGTCCTTACTACTATATTAATAAAGTTGTTGTTACTAGGGACAGTATTAGCGCAGAAGCGCCACGAGTGAGAAAGATTAAATCTATTACTAAACACCCTTTCTATAAGGGAGCGGATAGTGGATTTGATTTTGCTGTTGTAGAGCTTGCTGGTGAATTTGATATTGAAGAAGATCAATTAGTTCCAAATTCTAAGATGACAAATTTCTCAATTGGTCAGGATGTTGAAATTGTTGGTTTTGGAAAAAGAGAAAATGGTGAATCTGGAATTAAGTATGAGGCGCTTACTCGAGTGAGAGAGAATCAGAAAATAGAGTTCGTTGCTGGTGGAGAAGGTAAAGATACTTGCTCTGGAGATTCAGGAGGCCCTGTCTTTACTAAGAATGAAGATGGTCGTTATGAATTTGTCGGTATCACTTCGAGAACTCCAGATGAGGCCACGGCCTATTGTGGAGATAAGACTATTTATGGAAAAGTTGCTGTTGCAATGAAATGGGTTAAGGCCTACGAGTTAAATCTTAAGGCCAAAGAGTTGAATAACCTTGAGTCCATTGAGATTTTAAAGCAGTCGCAATTACTTTTTAGCAATTATTACGATACATATATGTTGATAGGTAAAATATCTTTTGAAAATGATCTCTATGCTGAGGCGAAGAGGGCCTTTCAAACGGCGAATCAGTTAAGACCTAAGCTTAATACTCCTTTAGAATATTTGCTAAAGATCGTTCAAGCACAGGGAGATATTGATCATGAAAGACTTGTTCTAGGAAGGCTACTTGTTTTAAATCCTGCCCAGTACAAATACTTTGAAAGACTTAGTGAGATAAGCTCTACTGAAAGTGCTCTTTTAAATAGAGGTGTTGGATATTTCAAAAAGGATAGACTAGCATTTGCTTATCTTGATCTGGAAAACTTAGGGACAACTTCTGCAAAATTTCTTTTAAGTTTTATATCATTAAAAATGGAAAACCCTGAAGATGCACTTAAGCATATGATGTCTATTACAGATGATAATGTCATTATTGTTGATATAGCCGATAGAAATAATGATACTTACTTAATTGCCGCAATTTATAAGGGAAATCTTCAGCTTGTTAAAGAAGTTCTAAGACTGGGGGCCAATAGAAATGTCTTCGATGCTTATAATAATTCTCCAACGGCACTTGCGTGGTGGTCTCGAAATCTTGAGATCTTAGACTATCTTATTGAGCAGGGATTTGATTTCAAAGTTGAGGACTACTTCGAGCAGTTCCTAAGTCTTGTAAGCTCACAGAAGATTAAGGAAGTTCGATTTCTTCTTAAGCACGGAATGGACCCAACAATTGTTGGGCCAGATGGTGTTTCCGCAGTTGAACTGGCAAAAGAGACGCGAAATCAGGAACTTATAGACCTGATCAGTCTCTATACATCATTGAATTAA
- a CDS encoding DUF3750 domain-containing protein gives MINKYLALLLCLLLFSCSSKSWREASRQSVGIAPLAADLKEDIVLIYYARAFSWRGNFGIHPWVAWKKKEDSQYTVAQVTSWNLRREGTTVSVKRDLPDRKWYDNDPTQLFEARGQKASKIIKKLKALIKDYPYKDNYTLWPGPNSNTFVSHLIRNIDELDIELPAHGIGKDYFGKTKFISNTASNTGFTLSLFGALGLTLGAAEGVEINLLGLHFGVDFWTPALKLPFFGRVGFKDKAF, from the coding sequence ATGATAAATAAATACTTAGCTCTGCTACTATGTCTTCTTCTGTTTTCGTGCTCATCAAAGAGTTGGCGTGAGGCCTCGAGACAGAGTGTTGGAATTGCTCCACTTGCCGCCGATCTAAAAGAAGATATTGTACTTATCTATTATGCCCGCGCCTTTTCTTGGAGAGGAAACTTTGGAATCCATCCATGGGTTGCTTGGAAGAAAAAAGAAGACTCCCAGTACACTGTAGCTCAAGTGACTTCTTGGAATCTAAGAAGAGAGGGCACAACGGTTAGTGTAAAAAGAGATCTTCCAGATCGTAAGTGGTATGACAATGATCCTACTCAACTCTTTGAGGCAAGAGGACAGAAGGCGTCCAAGATTATAAAAAAGCTTAAAGCTCTAATAAAAGATTATCCTTACAAAGACAATTACACACTATGGCCTGGCCCTAACTCAAATACTTTTGTTTCTCATCTTATAAGAAATATTGATGAGCTCGATATTGAACTTCCGGCCCATGGAATAGGAAAAGATTATTTTGGAAAGACCAAATTCATCTCAAACACTGCTTCAAATACTGGTTTTACCTTAAGTCTATTTGGAGCCCTAGGTCTTACTCTAGGTGCAGCAGAGGGCGTTGAAATAAATTTATTAGGTCTTCACTTTGGGGTAGATTTTTGGACTCCAGCTCTGAAGCTTCCATTCTTTGGTAGAGTTGGATTTAAAGATAAGGCCTTTTAG